Part of the Virgibacillus natechei genome is shown below.
CGACAGAGCTGACAGGAATCACACAATCTTTATATGTGTGTATTACATAATTACTTGAATAATTATAATCTCCATATGGTTGACCTGTAAGAATTCTATATCGTGGTACGTCTTCCTCTTTTTCATATCCCTCAATTTCACTATCAATCCATTTATTAATTTCAGTGTTATTTAAATCGAATAAAATAACCTTCATTCTCATAAGTACACTCTCAATGTTATTATCACTATTTACTAAGTCAATTAATATTTGACTCCTAGCCATACTTTTCCCCTCCATATTCTCTCTCTATTATAATTCAACAAATCTTATGTTATCCTCTTTATTATATATTAAAAGACCAAACGCCACACTCATTAGAATTACTGTAAGTAATTATCCCATCAATCAAGCACAATAAGAAATGAGGTGTAAGCCCTTGAGCTGGCTTAACCTGGCATATGCTTATAATGAGTGCTAGGGTGGTATTTAATCGAGCAGGCTAATGAGCACGCTATAAAGTACACTCTGAGGGCTTATGTGAGTCCAAGAATGTTAACCCAGTATGTAAGTAAAAAAAGAAGGTAAATAAAAAGGGTGTAATTTGTGAGCTGGTGCTTGTTTGATTGAGCTTGTAAGGGAACTCACTGGGAGAGTTATGAGCTGGAACGGATAAGGGACACTCACCAGAGAGCTCTCCAGCGTACTATTAGAGGGCTCTAATGGTTTAACTTGATGGGGTGGCTGTTGGTTTACTCCCTAGCATACTAACGGTAAAACCTCCACCCCGACAGACTCCCTTTTGAGTAATAAATACTTTGAACAATGTGTAAAGGTATATTACTTTACACTTATAACGCCATACACCCCAACAGTTTTACTCTGTAAAGTTAAATAGCTTGACACTTATAAGGGCACTCGCCAGACCCCTAAGAGGACACCAATAAGCCACCTCACCAGAAATTTATATAACTCTGATAAGCCACTCACTGAGTAAGCTCTTAAGAGACCACTTTTCTCATACTTTCCACCCTCTGGAGACCACTTCCCAGCACTCAATGGAGAGTAAGCCTTGATTTAGAGCCATTTAGTAAACCACTTTCTTCATAGGGAAGGGGTCTATTGATAAGCTAGCTCATAAGTGCGATTGATAAGACCGACTTACAACCACCTCATGGCATGAGTAACTCCTCGAAAGTGAAACTAATTAAGCATACCTCTAGGAGTACATATGAGCACGATCAAGAGCTTATACCTTACTGCTAATGTATTTGTGTGGTAAATCGTAAGTATCACTGTGAGAGCCCTCTATGGGCTTATTGTGGTATCCACCTCATTTCTTTATATGCTTGACTGAGGAGATACACCTCATAGAAAGCCATATAAAACACGCTGAGAGCTTTCCTTATCAGTCGAATATTAGAGGACTCACCAGAGAGTTCCCTCCTTTGGAGGTCTATGAGCCAACTCATAAGATACTAGAGAACTCATAACAGACAATAGCCATAGAAGTTCATATAAGCCACTCTTGATAGTTTACCTCTCCATCTTAATGTTATAAGCCCTTACTGATACAGCCAGCTCATAAGATACAAGAGGGAACAGCCAAGGAGTAAGCTGATAAGTCACCATGAGGAAACACCAGACAGCACACCACTAGAGCTCATAGAAGGGGGCTGGTGAGGTGCTGTCTGGTTGTTCTTTGTGGCTTGTATTGCATGATAAGGAAACGCTTGAGAGGGCTCTAAGGAACTGGCTCAAAGGCTGGAGAGAGTGGGAGCTAATGGGAACAACTCAAGAATTATAAGGGGTGGGGGGGGAGCTCACACACACACTTAGACATTTACAGAAAACATGAGGGGGAATAATTTTTTTATTAAATATTTTGGTTAAATTAATTACTCTCTGGAGAGTATTCTCTTGAGTACGCTGGAGAGCCCTATAATTAAGCCAACTCATAGCCACCCAGAGAACTCACTGGAGAGTTTAAACCGCATAACACCAGCGAATAGTTAACACCTCACAGCTCCCCTAGTGAGTGCACTCAAAAGCTCCACTTCATAGTGCACAAAAGAAACCAGCTCAAGGATAAAACTATATTTTATTTATTAAAAATAGAAGTTTACTATTGAGAGTGTAAAATATTTTTATTTGTTGTTATACCAGTAGTTTAACTGTATCATTAATGCTTTTTTATGCTATTTCACTACACACTTTCTTAGTATTGTTAAGTGATTAACGCTTTAACAGTACACTGATGAGTTAAACTAAAGAATTGAGCTACATAAAAGATATAAATAATAAAAAGAAAGTAACTAAAGAGAATAACCAAAGAGTTAAAAAATAGTAGTACCACCTCAATATAAAGATATATAAAACATAACTACCACTAAAGAAGTAACTAAAGAATTAAACTAATAGCGACATAAATAATTATTAATAGCATTATATGAGGTGGACAATAAGAGTTAAGCCAATAGCTCCCCCCTCAAGTGCTCCCACTAGCAACCCCTTGAGCCAGTTTTACAATAGTGTAATAAGACTCAAGTGAGACAGTAGGTGTCAAACCCTTGGGGCTCTAAGCGTTAACCCCCTTTTATTCAAGTGCATATTTGATACTGGGAAGGCTCATCAAGTGCATATTTGATACTGGGATAGCTCCCCCTCAAGTGCTTTCACTAATAACCCTATGAGCTTGGCGTTTTTGTCGTAGACAAGAACAAGATAATCATTTTACCTTAAAAGCAGGATAAAGCCAGTCATGACAAGGGTTTAACCTGCTTTTAATACCCTCGGTTTCAAAGTCAATATTTATAACTGGTGGGGGTACTATTCGATACATACCCAGCCATAATTATAAAAGTTGCACGCCATTAAAGTCCCCTATGAGCCAGCAACCCATTAGAAGCATTTAAAGAGTCCTCTCAGCGTTTTTAATCCTTCAAGGTAAAACTCCCTTGCTATAACCCAAAGACACTCATGATCCCCACTCTGAGCTTCATAATATAACTTTCCCCATGAAAAGGGTATGAATTTTTACATATAGCTGAAAGCCAAAAGAGCCAACCCACTAAACACTTGGCTGATAATGTTTAGTAGAGGGACAAAAAGTAAGACAACTAGAATAAAAGGGAGATAGAAAAATAAAATTAAAATTGTTAAATACTTAGAGCCCCAAGGGTTACAGCGTTTTAACTACCCCTGAAATAGCCAAAATGAGCGTTTTTAGTACACGCTTTCCTAATAATGTTTAGTAGAGGGACAAATAAAAGGAAAATAATCAGCACTTGTTTTATAGCAACTCCCTATTTCTCTAGGTTTTCTCTTATCCTGTTTATTACCTTTATAGCCCCAAGCCAGCTATCAAAATAATGGCTCTAATAAATCATGCTTCTCTCTCCTAAGTTTGAAGCTAAGTGATTGAGCTTGCCACGACCTCCAAGGGAGCGAGCGAGCCAACTAACTCACCTAATAATCATTTCTTCCGTTATATTTTATTTTGATGTAAGAATATCTCCCTTGAGCTAGCTTAACAGCTGGCTACTTTATTGGGGGTTAGATAACAAAATTAAACAACTAATAAGGAGGTTAAAACCCATGTATATGTTAAGAAACAACCTACACAGCTTGTTAGACTCCAAAGGGGTATCTCAGTACCAACTAGCTGATAAATTAAACGTAAGCCCCCCCGCGATAAGCAGACTAGTTAACGCTAGGGGAATGAGCCCCCAATGGATTGAGAGAATTTCTAATGAACTACAAGTGGAGGATATAAGCAAAATAGTAAGCATTGTAAAAGTAAAGTAATGAGAAGACAACTTGCAAAGCTCCTCTGAGGAGCAGGAGGAAGGGAAATGAATGAGGGGTTTTACGATTTAACAGTCAGAGAGATAACTGAGCAAGGTGGAACAGTAATAACACCAGTAGAAGTTGAAAGAAGGCAAGCTTACAAGAAAAGAAACAAGCTTATTGATTCAGATAAAAGGTATTTCACACAAATAAATGATAAGGGGTGCTCAATGGTGGTAAATACATTGACTTTAACTCAAGCTGGGACGCTTCTTAGTATGTTTGCTTATATGGAGGAGGGCTCAAGTGGCTATCTATATTTTAATAGCAAGCGATTGAGTTTAAAAGATTTCTCTAAGCTAATTAACAAGGGATACGATAGCACTAAAAGAAACGTTACTGAGTTGGTAAACCTTGGATATATTACAGCTCATAAGAGTGGAAAAACGACCCACTACTCAATTAATACACAACTGGCAACAAGAGGAAAAGCGACTGGAGAGGGCTTCTTTTCGAGGGTGTTTATTGTTCAACTAAGAGAGGTCATAAGAAAGGGCAAGCTTCAAGAGCTGGGATTATTCATGAATTTACTCCCACACTTTAACACTAGAGCTTATGTGGTATGTAACAACCCCCATGAGTTGGAGCTTAATGATATTGAGCTATTGAATAGAGAGCGAATAGCTGAAATTACTGGCTTAAGCTTACCAACTGTAAAAAGACTTATTCCAAGTATGATGAGAAATGGCTTATTGACTGGTGTAAAGACTTGGAGAACAGCTATTATTTTACACCCTAAGTTAGTGAGCAGACA
Proteins encoded:
- a CDS encoding helix-turn-helix domain-containing protein, with product MLRNNLHSLLDSKGVSQYQLADKLNVSPPAISRLVNARGMSPQWIERISNELQVEDISKIVSIVKVK